Proteins encoded within one genomic window of Misgurnus anguillicaudatus chromosome 18, ASM2758022v2, whole genome shotgun sequence:
- the gja1b gene encoding gap junction alpha-1 protein, whose amino-acid sequence MGDWSALGRLLDKVQAYSTAGGKVWLSVLFIFRILVLGTAVESAWGDEQSAFHCNTQQPGCENVCYDKSFPISHVRFWVLQIIFVSTPTLLYLAHVFYLMRKEEKLNRKQEELKVVQNDGGDVELHLKKIELKKLKYGLEEHGKVKMKGGLLRTYIVSIFFKFIFEVAFLLIQWYIYGFTLSAVYTCERIPCPHRVDCFLSRPTEKTVFIIFMLVVSLVSLLLNVIELFYVLFKQIKDKVKGRQNEYATGTLSPTPKEMSTTKYAYYNGCPSPTAPLSPVSPPGYKLATTDRTNSCRNYNKQANEQNWANYSTEQNRLGQNGSTISNSHAQGFDYPDNTHEHKKLPPGLELQPLALLDARPCSRASSRMSSRARPDDLDV is encoded by the coding sequence ATGGGTGACTGGAGTGCATTGGGAAGGCTCCTCGACAAGGTACAGGCCTACTCCACCGCCGGCGGGAAGGTCTGGCTCTCGGTGCTCTTCATCTTCCGGATCCTGGTACTGGGAACGGCCGTGGAGTCGGCTTGGGGCGACGAGCAGTCGGCTTTCCACTGCAACACGCAGCAGCCCGGTTGCGAGAACGTGTGCTATGACAAATCCTTTCCTATCTCGCACGTGCGTTTCTGGGTGCTGCAGATCATCTTCGTGTCCACCCCTACGCTTCTGTACCTGGCGCACGTCTTCTACTTGATGCGCAAGGAGGAGAAGCTCAACCGGAAACAGGAGGAACTGAAGGTGGTCCAGAATGACGGCGGCGACGTGGAGCTCCACCTGAAGAAGATTGAACTCAAGAAGCTCAAGTACGGCCTGGAGGAGCACGGCAAGGTGAAGATGAAGGGCGGTCTCCTGCGCACGTACATCGTCAGCATCTTTTTCAAGTTTATCTTCGAGGTGGCCTTCCTGTTGATCCAGTGGTATATTTACGGCTTCACCCTGTCTGCCGTCTACACCTGCGAGCGTATTCCTTGCCCCCATCGCGTCGACTGTTTCCTCTCCAGGCCCACGGAGAAGACGGTCTTCATCATCTTTATGCTGGTGGTCTCTTTGGTCTCGCTTTTGCTCAACGTCATCGAGCTCTTCTACGTGCTCTTCAAACAGATCAAGGACAAGGTGAAGGGAAGGCAAAACGAGTACGCCACCGGCACCCTGAGCCCCACTCCCAAGGAGATGTCCACCACAAAGTATGCCTACTACAACGGCTGCCCCTCGCCGACCGCGCCGCTCTCACCCGTGTCGCCTCCGGGCTACAAGCTAGCCACCACCGACAGGACCAACTCTTGTCGCAATTACAACAAGCAGGCCAACGAGCAAAACTGGGCCAACTACAGCACAGAACAGAACCGTCTGGGCCAGAACGGTAGCACCATTTCCAATTCGCACGCCCAGGGCTTCGACTACCCCGACAACACGCACGAGCACAAGAAACTGCCGCCGGGCCTCGAGCTGCAGCCGCTAGCGTTGCTAGACGCCCGGCCGTGCAGCCGGGCCAGCAGCCGCATGAGCAGTCGAGCGAGGCCCGACGACCTGGACGTGTAG